Proteins from a genomic interval of Stenotrophomonas maltophilia R551-3:
- a CDS encoding hybrid sensor histidine kinase/response regulator, whose amino-acid sequence MVSSWILLLVSVAYAALLFGVAWWGDRRPMYPDRPWLRPVVYSLALAVYCSSWTFYGAVGTAVRNGVGYLPIYIGPLLLLLFGWRIIERLALIARSQNVVSIADFISSRFGRSRRLAALVAIIALIGIIPYLALQYKAVAMSLQVLTGNTGPTGFFSDPALYVALLMALFATLFGTRQVDATEHHHGMMLAIALESVIKLVAMVAVGVFAYVWLSDRNEAVVESVHTLFTGLPPVGFISQTLLSFLAIICLPRQFHVAVVECGDVRDVRRARWMFGGYLVLISAMVLPIATAGVSLFGTGSSVADDSMVLALPLAEGRNALALIAYVGGFSAATGMVIVSSIALATMVSNDLVMPVLLRRSGDHQEAADVASRVLWIRRLAILLLALMAYSYYRSSSNDSTLASYGLMAFAAVAQFAPGLIGGLYWRGASRRGVETGMLLGFATWLYTLLLPAMTIAGWMDDGWVQNGPFGIAWLRPQQLFGMTGWDPLTHGTFWSLLVNAATMMLVSARWRPGVDERLRAAPFLDPYAERPSVAGGWPGHVHVGDLLALASRVVGERHARRSFFEQAQSLGRELQSSAPADRPWVQFTERLLAASIGAASARLLLTSLLRGSGMDLGEVVAVLDEAGQELRFNREILSTTLENISAGVSVVDPDMRLTAWNRRYQDMFGYPDGMLYVGRPVADLIRYNAERGELGEGDIEIQINRRIGYMRAGSPHVFERTRSDGKVIEMRGQALPGGGYVTSYNDITDYKHAERALLEANETLEQRVAERSHEAEVAQQSKTRFLAAISHDVLQPLNAARLFASALRDSDHVSDEQKHLAERVDASLRAAEELLDGLLDVSRLDAGGLHPVIGEFDVSALMRELAAQYTPVAAGRGLRLDLFARPAWVRSDRRLLRRVLQNFLANALRYTRQGRIVLAVRQRGDEVELQVWDTGPGIPEHHMRQIFDEFHRYQQPFDWGEQGLGLGLSICQRISRLLDHRLNARSRVGSGSMFSIILPRVAPLPGYTELVTPAQSVAAPVRSDSLAGLRVLCVDNDEEILDGMRALLGRWQVQVITAATVDQALEKIAERPQVMLVDYHLHDRMDGLDALVALREAAGYALPGALLTADGRDELKRMARERGYRVLTKPIKPASLRAFLGALRDTGSGDA is encoded by the coding sequence GTGGTCTCCAGCTGGATCCTGCTGCTGGTCTCGGTTGCCTATGCCGCGCTGCTGTTCGGCGTGGCGTGGTGGGGTGACCGTCGGCCGATGTACCCCGACCGGCCGTGGCTGCGGCCGGTGGTCTACAGCCTGGCACTGGCCGTGTACTGCTCGTCGTGGACGTTCTACGGTGCGGTCGGTACCGCCGTGCGCAACGGCGTGGGCTACCTGCCGATCTATATCGGTCCGTTGCTGCTGCTGTTGTTCGGCTGGCGCATCATCGAGCGCCTGGCGCTGATCGCACGCAGCCAGAACGTGGTGTCCATCGCCGACTTCATTTCTTCGCGCTTCGGTCGCTCGCGGCGGCTGGCGGCGCTGGTGGCGATCATCGCGCTGATCGGCATCATTCCGTACCTGGCCCTGCAGTACAAAGCGGTGGCAATGAGCCTGCAGGTGCTGACCGGCAACACCGGCCCGACCGGCTTCTTCAGCGATCCGGCGCTGTACGTGGCGCTGCTGATGGCGCTGTTCGCCACCCTGTTCGGCACCCGCCAGGTCGACGCTACCGAGCACCACCACGGCATGATGCTGGCCATCGCGCTGGAGTCGGTGATCAAGCTGGTAGCGATGGTGGCCGTGGGCGTGTTCGCCTACGTCTGGCTCAGCGACCGCAACGAGGCGGTGGTGGAGTCGGTGCATACACTGTTCACCGGGCTGCCGCCGGTGGGCTTCATCTCGCAGACCCTGCTCAGTTTCCTCGCCATCATCTGCCTGCCGCGCCAGTTCCACGTGGCCGTGGTCGAGTGCGGTGACGTACGCGATGTGCGCCGCGCGCGCTGGATGTTCGGTGGCTACCTGGTGCTGATCTCGGCGATGGTGCTGCCGATCGCTACCGCGGGTGTCAGCCTGTTCGGCACCGGCAGCAGCGTCGCCGATGATTCGATGGTGCTGGCGTTGCCGCTGGCCGAGGGGCGCAACGCCCTGGCGCTGATCGCCTACGTAGGCGGATTCTCCGCCGCTACCGGCATGGTCATCGTGTCCTCGATCGCGCTGGCCACCATGGTCAGCAACGACCTGGTGATGCCGGTGCTGCTGCGCCGCAGTGGTGATCACCAGGAAGCGGCCGACGTCGCTTCACGGGTGTTGTGGATCCGCCGTCTGGCGATCCTGCTGCTGGCGTTGATGGCTTACAGCTACTACCGCAGCAGCAGCAACGACAGCACGCTGGCCTCGTACGGCCTGATGGCCTTCGCCGCGGTGGCCCAGTTCGCGCCCGGCCTGATCGGTGGCCTGTACTGGCGCGGTGCCAGCCGTCGCGGTGTCGAGACCGGCATGCTGCTGGGCTTCGCCACCTGGCTCTACACCCTGCTGCTGCCTGCGATGACCATCGCCGGCTGGATGGACGACGGCTGGGTACAGAACGGCCCGTTTGGCATCGCCTGGCTGCGCCCGCAGCAGTTGTTCGGCATGACCGGCTGGGATCCGCTGACCCATGGCACGTTCTGGTCGCTGCTGGTCAATGCGGCGACGATGATGCTGGTGTCCGCGCGCTGGCGTCCCGGTGTGGACGAGCGTCTGCGCGCCGCGCCGTTCCTCGACCCGTATGCCGAGCGCCCGTCGGTGGCCGGTGGCTGGCCTGGTCACGTGCATGTGGGTGACCTGCTGGCGCTGGCCTCCCGCGTGGTCGGCGAGCGCCATGCGCGGCGTTCGTTCTTCGAGCAGGCGCAGTCGCTGGGCCGCGAACTGCAATCCTCGGCGCCTGCGGACCGGCCGTGGGTACAGTTCACCGAGCGTCTGCTGGCTGCGTCGATCGGTGCGGCATCGGCACGCCTTCTGCTGACCAGCCTGCTGCGCGGTTCGGGCATGGACCTGGGTGAAGTGGTGGCGGTGCTGGATGAGGCCGGCCAGGAGCTGCGCTTCAACCGCGAGATCCTCTCGACCACGCTGGAGAACATCAGCGCCGGGGTCAGCGTGGTCGACCCGGACATGCGGCTGACCGCGTGGAATCGCCGCTACCAGGACATGTTCGGCTACCCCGACGGCATGCTCTACGTCGGGCGGCCGGTGGCTGACCTGATCCGCTACAACGCCGAGCGGGGTGAGCTGGGCGAGGGCGATATCGAAATCCAGATCAACCGCCGCATCGGCTACATGCGGGCCGGTTCGCCGCACGTGTTCGAGCGCACCCGCAGCGATGGCAAGGTGATCGAGATGCGCGGCCAGGCATTGCCGGGCGGTGGCTATGTGACCAGCTACAACGACATCACCGATTACAAGCACGCCGAACGCGCGCTGTTGGAGGCCAACGAAACACTGGAACAGCGCGTGGCCGAGCGTTCGCACGAGGCCGAAGTCGCGCAGCAGTCGAAGACCCGCTTCCTGGCCGCGATCAGTCATGACGTGCTGCAGCCATTGAATGCCGCACGTCTGTTCGCTTCGGCGTTGCGCGACAGCGATCATGTGAGTGACGAGCAGAAGCACCTGGCCGAACGCGTGGATGCGTCGCTGCGTGCGGCCGAGGAACTGCTTGATGGCCTGTTGGATGTGTCGCGGCTGGATGCCGGCGGCCTGCATCCGGTGATCGGCGAGTTCGACGTGAGCGCGTTGATGCGCGAGTTGGCCGCGCAGTACACCCCGGTCGCCGCCGGTCGTGGCCTGCGCCTGGACCTGTTCGCGCGCCCGGCGTGGGTGCGCAGTGACCGCCGCCTGCTGCGCCGCGTGCTGCAGAACTTCCTCGCCAATGCGCTGCGCTACACGCGCCAGGGCCGCATCGTGCTGGCGGTGCGGCAGCGCGGCGACGAGGTGGAACTGCAGGTGTGGGACACCGGCCCGGGTATTCCCGAGCACCACATGCGGCAGATCTTCGACGAGTTCCATCGCTACCAGCAGCCTTTCGACTGGGGTGAGCAGGGGCTGGGATTGGGTTTGTCGATCTGCCAGCGTATCTCGCGCCTGCTTGATCATCGGTTGAACGCACGCAGCCGCGTGGGCAGTGGTTCGATGTTCTCGATCATCCTGCCGCGGGTGGCACCGCTGCCGGGCTACACCGAGCTGGTCACACCTGCACAGAGCGTAGCCGCGCCAGTGCGCAGTGATTCGCTGGCCGGCCTGCGCGTGCTGTGCGTGGACAACGACGAAGAGATCCTCGACGGCATGCGCGCGCTGCTGGGCCGTTGGCAGGTGCAGGTGATCACTGCCGCCACCGTTGACCAGGCGCTGGAGAAGATCGCCGAGCGCCCGCAGGTGATGCTGGTGGATTACCACCTGCACGACCGCATGGATGGCCTGGATGCGCTGGTGGCGCTGCGCGAGGCGGCAGGCTATGCGCTGCCCGGCGCGCTGCTGACTGCCGATGGTCGCGACGAGCTGAAGCGGATGGCTCGCGAACGCGGATACCGCGTGCTGACCAAGCCGATCAAGCCAGCCTCGCTGCGCGCCTTCCTCGGCGCGCTGCGCGACACCGGCAGTGGTGATGCCTAG
- a CDS encoding manganese efflux pump MntP family protein, whose translation MSPISILLIGFAMSTDAFAAAIGKGAAMRKPVFRDALRAGIIFGVIEAITPIIGWLLGRAALQYVEAFDHWIAFGLLGALGIHMIYNGLRPDSAEEDEDPSQHHGFWKLALTGFATSIDAMAVGIGLAFMDVHIGVMAVVIGLCTLTMVTVGIMLGRVLGSMVGKRAEIIGGVILVIIGATILYEHLHGVA comes from the coding sequence ATGTCCCCCATTTCGATCCTCCTGATCGGCTTTGCCATGTCCACCGATGCCTTCGCCGCAGCAATCGGCAAGGGTGCGGCCATGCGCAAGCCGGTGTTCCGCGACGCACTCCGTGCCGGCATCATCTTCGGCGTCATCGAGGCGATCACGCCCATCATCGGCTGGCTGCTCGGCCGTGCCGCCCTGCAGTACGTCGAAGCCTTCGACCACTGGATCGCCTTCGGTCTGCTCGGCGCGCTGGGCATCCACATGATCTACAACGGTCTGCGTCCGGACAGTGCCGAGGAAGACGAAGACCCCTCGCAGCACCACGGCTTCTGGAAGCTGGCACTGACGGGTTTCGCCACCAGCATCGATGCGATGGCGGTGGGTATCGGCCTGGCCTTCATGGACGTGCATATCGGCGTGATGGCCGTGGTCATCGGCCTGTGCACGCTGACCATGGTCACCGTCGGCATCATGCTCGGCCGCGTGCTGGGCAGCATGGTGGGCAAGCGTGCCGAGATCATCGGCGGTGTGATCCTGGTGATCATCGGCGCGACGATCCTGTACGAACACCTGCACGGCGTGGCGTAA